In Ruminococcaceae bacterium BL-6, a genomic segment contains:
- the rhaB gene encoding Rhamnulokinase: MNGKATVLAFDIGASSGRAVKARYENGALHYEEVHRFENSPVESEGHLCWDFDALLREVRAGMEKAGEFDSLGFDTWGVDFGLLDENGRLLSRPVHYRDARTNGMAKRALERMDAETLYAGTGNQIMDINTLFQLIAMKEQQSALLQKARTLLFMPDLFAYSLCGKAVCERSIASTSQMLDPRTGGWRADVLGAFGLPKEILLPPVSSGTEIGALPGGARVIAVAGHDTQCAAAAVPSQREDAAFLSCGTWSLLGTELPAPVLTAESCALGLSNELGANGKINYLKNIIGLWLIQESRREWRRQGKEYSFADLERLARDAKPLRCFIDPDAPEFTPPGDIPGRVREFCRRTGQYEPQSEGEIMRCIYESLALKYRFALDQLQRATGRRFGVLHILGGGTKDRLLCQMSADSTGVPVVAGPVEATALGNFIIQLAALGVLPDLAAGRGVIARSEALKRYAPADTDAWNKACETYCRI; the protein is encoded by the coding sequence ATGAACGGGAAAGCGACGGTGCTGGCCTTTGACATCGGGGCCTCCAGCGGGCGCGCCGTCAAGGCGCGGTACGAAAACGGCGCCCTTCACTATGAGGAAGTGCACCGGTTTGAAAACAGCCCCGTCGAATCCGAAGGGCATCTCTGCTGGGATTTCGACGCCTTGCTTCGCGAGGTGCGCGCCGGCATGGAAAAGGCCGGGGAGTTCGACAGCCTGGGGTTCGACACCTGGGGCGTGGATTTCGGACTGCTGGATGAAAACGGCCGGCTGCTCTCCCGTCCGGTTCACTACCGCGACGCGCGGACCAACGGGATGGCAAAGCGCGCTCTGGAAAGAATGGATGCGGAAACGCTTTACGCCGGAACAGGCAATCAGATCATGGACATCAACACCCTGTTCCAGCTGATCGCGATGAAGGAACAGCAGTCTGCCCTGCTGCAAAAGGCCAGGACGCTCCTGTTCATGCCGGACCTGTTCGCCTATTCCCTGTGCGGAAAAGCCGTCTGCGAGCGCAGCATCGCCTCCACCAGCCAGATGCTCGACCCCCGGACGGGCGGATGGCGCGCCGACGTCCTCGGCGCGTTCGGGCTCCCGAAGGAGATCCTGCTGCCGCCCGTTTCCAGCGGCACGGAAATCGGGGCCCTGCCGGGCGGGGCCAGGGTCATCGCCGTGGCTGGGCACGATACCCAGTGCGCCGCGGCGGCGGTCCCGAGCCAAAGGGAGGACGCGGCGTTCCTCTCGTGCGGCACCTGGAGCCTTTTGGGGACCGAGCTACCGGCTCCCGTTCTGACGGCGGAAAGCTGCGCGCTTGGCCTTTCCAACGAGCTGGGAGCCAACGGAAAAATTAATTATCTGAAAAACATCATCGGGCTGTGGCTGATTCAGGAAAGCCGGCGGGAGTGGCGCCGGCAGGGGAAGGAGTATTCCTTCGCCGACCTGGAGCGCCTGGCGCGGGACGCGAAGCCCCTGCGCTGCTTTATCGACCCGGATGCGCCGGAGTTCACCCCGCCGGGCGATATCCCGGGCAGGGTTCGGGAATTCTGCCGCCGCACGGGTCAGTATGAGCCGCAGTCGGAGGGCGAAATCATGCGGTGCATCTACGAAAGCCTGGCGCTGAAATACCGCTTTGCGCTGGATCAGCTGCAAAGGGCGACGGGCAGGCGCTTCGGGGTGCTGCATATCCTCGGAGGGGGGACCAAAGACCGCCTGCTGTGCCAGATGAGCGCCGACAGCACCGGCGTGCCCGTGGTGGCCGGCCCCGTCGAAGCCACCGCGCTGGGCAACTTCATCATCCAGCTTGCGGCGCTGGGCGTGCTGCCCGATCTCGCCGCGGGCCGCGGGGTCATTGCCCGAAGCGAAGCCCTGAAGCGGTACGCGCCCGCCGATACGGACGCGTGGAACAAAGCCTGCGAAACCTATTGCAGAATATAG
- the fucI gene encoding L-fucose isomerase (Evidence 2a : Function from experimental evidences in other organisms; PubMedId : 2664711, 9367760; Product type e : enzyme) has translation MLYPKIGIRPIIDGRWGGVRESLEKQTMGLAHSAVKLITENLNYPDGTPVQCVVSDTTIGGGAEAAACADQFATQNVVATLSVTPCWCYGTETFDMDPSTIKAVWGFNGTERPGAVYLAAVLAAHAQRGLPAFSIYGHDVQDASDTTVPDDVAEKILRFARCAVAAGWMKNKAYVNLGAIPMGIAGSDCNADVFQKYFGIRTEWVDMVEILRRIKLEIYDPQEARHAFDWVKANCREGFDCNAGKNLPEIIKKSKVVPPDKDWDFITKMTIVMKDILFGNPKLDEMGWHEEALGRNAVAGGFQGQRQWTDWLPNADFSEAILASTFDWNGPKQPTPFATENDTCNGISMMLGTLVSNTAPGFHDVRTYWSPEAYERVTGKKLTGKAENGFIHLINSGATALDETGACKNEKGESCMKPFWKMRKEDVQACLNATDWCRANYEYFRGGGFSSHFRCEGEMPVTMLRFNIVDGVGPVLQIAEGWTVTLPDDAHKILDSRTDPTWPTIWFTPRLTGHGAFTDVYSVMANWGANHGATVYGHVGADLITLASMLRIPVTMHNVPQEHVYRPHAWASFGTEDKQAADYAACRHYGPLYR, from the coding sequence ATGTTGTATCCAAAGATTGGGATCCGCCCGATTATCGACGGGCGCTGGGGCGGTGTGCGCGAAAGCCTGGAAAAACAGACGATGGGCCTGGCGCACAGCGCGGTGAAGCTGATTACCGAAAACCTGAACTATCCGGATGGAACGCCGGTGCAGTGCGTCGTTTCCGACACTACCATCGGCGGCGGAGCGGAGGCCGCGGCCTGCGCCGACCAGTTCGCCACCCAGAACGTGGTGGCGACCCTTTCCGTCACGCCGTGCTGGTGCTACGGAACGGAAACCTTCGACATGGACCCTTCGACCATCAAGGCCGTGTGGGGGTTCAACGGCACCGAGCGCCCCGGCGCGGTGTACCTTGCCGCCGTCCTGGCGGCGCACGCCCAGCGCGGCCTGCCCGCCTTCAGCATTTACGGCCACGATGTGCAGGATGCTTCCGACACCACCGTACCGGATGACGTCGCAGAAAAGATCCTGCGGTTCGCGCGCTGCGCCGTAGCCGCCGGATGGATGAAAAACAAGGCCTATGTCAACCTGGGCGCCATCCCCATGGGCATCGCGGGGAGCGACTGCAACGCCGACGTGTTCCAGAAATATTTCGGCATCCGCACCGAATGGGTGGATATGGTTGAGATCCTCCGCCGCATCAAGCTGGAAATCTACGATCCTCAGGAGGCCCGGCATGCCTTCGACTGGGTGAAGGCCAACTGCCGGGAAGGCTTCGACTGCAACGCCGGCAAGAACCTGCCCGAAATCATCAAAAAGTCGAAGGTGGTGCCCCCCGACAAGGATTGGGATTTCATCACCAAAATGACCATCGTGATGAAGGACATCCTGTTCGGGAACCCCAAGCTGGACGAAATGGGATGGCACGAGGAGGCGCTGGGGCGCAACGCGGTGGCGGGCGGCTTCCAGGGGCAGCGCCAATGGACCGACTGGCTGCCGAACGCCGACTTCAGCGAGGCGATCCTGGCTTCCACATTCGACTGGAACGGCCCGAAGCAGCCGACGCCCTTCGCCACGGAAAACGACACCTGCAACGGCATCTCCATGATGCTGGGGACGCTGGTCAGCAACACCGCGCCCGGCTTCCACGACGTGCGTACTTACTGGAGCCCCGAGGCCTATGAGCGGGTGACGGGCAAAAAGCTCACCGGAAAAGCGGAGAACGGATTTATCCACCTGATCAACTCCGGTGCGACGGCGCTGGACGAAACCGGGGCCTGCAAAAATGAAAAGGGCGAATCCTGCATGAAGCCGTTCTGGAAGATGAGGAAAGAGGACGTGCAGGCCTGCCTGAATGCCACCGACTGGTGCCGCGCCAATTACGAATATTTCCGCGGGGGCGGATTCTCCAGCCATTTCCGCTGCGAGGGCGAGATGCCCGTCACCATGCTGCGCTTCAACATCGTGGATGGCGTCGGCCCGGTTCTGCAGATCGCCGAGGGCTGGACGGTCACGCTCCCGGACGACGCGCACAAAATCCTCGACAGCCGCACCGACCCGACTTGGCCTACCATCTGGTTCACGCCGAGGCTGACCGGGCACGGCGCCTTTACCGACGTGTACAGCGTCATGGCGAACTGGGGCGCGAACCACGGCGCGACCGTCTACGGCCATGTGGGCGCGGACCTGATCACGCTGGCCTCCATGCTGCGCATCCCGGTGACGATGCACAACGTGCCGCAGGAGCATGTTTACCGCCCGCACGCGTGGGCATCCTTCGGCACCGAAGACAAACAGGCCGCGGATTATGCCGCCTGCCGGCATTACGGGCCGCTTTACCGTTAA
- the fucO gene encoding L-1,2-propanediol oxidoreductase (Evidence 2a : Function from experimental evidences in other organisms; PubMedId : 2553671, 2661535, 2664711, 8385012; Product type e : enzyme) — protein sequence MANRIVLNTISYHGRGAIENIVPELTARELKKAFVCSDPDLVKFGVTKKVTDLLKKADFAYELYSKIKQNPTIQNVQDGIAAFQKSGADCIVAIGGGSSIDTAKAVGVIINNPDFADVRSLEGAAPTRKRAVFTIAVPTTAGTAAEVTINYVITDVEKRRKFVCVDPKDIPEVAVVDPDMMSSMPKGLTAATGMDALTHAIEGYITKGAWEMTDMFHLKAIELVSKHLRGAVENTPEGRDGMALAQYIAGQGFSNVGLGIVHSMAHSLGAVYDTPHGIANAILLPIVMEYNAPCTGEKYRGIAKAMGVEGVGKMTLDEARRAAVDAVKKLASDVGIPADLKAIVKPEDVQLLSESAYADACRPGNPRDTSVEEIAALYRSLI from the coding sequence ATGGCAAACCGAATCGTCCTGAACACGATCTCCTATCACGGCAGGGGCGCGATTGAGAACATCGTGCCGGAACTGACCGCCCGCGAGCTCAAAAAGGCTTTCGTCTGCTCCGACCCGGACCTGGTGAAATTCGGCGTGACAAAAAAAGTGACCGATCTGCTGAAAAAAGCGGATTTTGCGTACGAGCTGTACAGCAAGATCAAGCAGAACCCCACCATCCAAAACGTTCAGGACGGCATCGCCGCTTTCCAAAAGAGCGGGGCCGACTGCATCGTCGCCATCGGCGGAGGATCGTCCATCGATACCGCCAAGGCCGTCGGCGTCATCATCAATAATCCCGATTTTGCGGATGTGCGCTCGCTCGAGGGGGCTGCCCCGACCAGAAAGCGCGCCGTGTTCACCATCGCCGTGCCGACCACCGCCGGCACGGCCGCGGAGGTGACCATCAACTACGTCATCACCGACGTGGAGAAAAGGCGCAAATTCGTGTGCGTGGATCCGAAGGATATCCCGGAAGTCGCCGTGGTGGACCCGGATATGATGAGCAGCATGCCGAAGGGCCTGACCGCCGCGACCGGCATGGACGCGCTGACCCACGCCATCGAGGGGTATATCACCAAGGGCGCCTGGGAAATGACCGACATGTTCCACCTGAAAGCGATCGAGCTCGTGTCGAAGCACCTGCGCGGCGCCGTGGAGAATACCCCGGAAGGCCGCGACGGCATGGCGCTGGCGCAGTATATCGCCGGCCAGGGCTTTTCCAACGTCGGGCTGGGCATCGTGCACAGCATGGCCCATTCGCTGGGGGCCGTCTACGACACCCCACACGGCATCGCGAACGCCATTCTGCTGCCGATCGTCATGGAATACAACGCGCCCTGCACCGGCGAAAAATACCGGGGTATCGCCAAGGCCATGGGCGTGGAGGGCGTCGGCAAAATGACGCTGGATGAAGCCCGCCGGGCTGCGGTGGATGCCGTGAAGAAGCTTGCTTCGGACGTGGGGATCCCCGCGGACCTGAAAGCGATCGTAAAGCCCGAAGATGTGCAACTCCTTTCCGAGAGCGCCTATGCCGACGCGTGCCGCCCCGGAAATCCCCGCGACACAAGCGTCGAAGAGATCGCCGCGCTGTACCGCAGCCTGATTTAA
- the brnQ gene encoding Branched-chain amino acid transport system carrier protein — MDKKLSASSYIAVGSMLFGLFFGAGNLIFPVHMGQEAGSAVWTATAGFLITAIGLPFLGVVAIGVSKSDGLFDLAGRVHPVFAYGMTILLYLTIGPFFALPRTATVSYEIGVDPFIPDDYKIAGLACFSLLFFAAALFFALRPSKILTWVGKILNPLFLVFLAVLIITSFVRPMGSVNAAQVQDAYGSVPFFKGFTEGYNTMDALASLAFGIIVVRTLRGLGVNSPRSIAAGTLKSGFVSMVLMGLIYGCLAYIGASSMGSLKLSENGGIALAQIARYYFSGWGGVLLAVIVTLACLKTAVGLITACAETFHGIFPNSLGYKAYAVVFTVISCLIANVGLTQIIAFSIPVLMFLYPLAIALILLAILSPLFQNRQCVYLLTILFTLFDAAADFLNALPQGAAAQPAIRGILGFYREFVPFFAIGMGWIVPMLVGLALGFAVYFLTRPGQKSRAGSNMR; from the coding sequence ATGGATAAGAAGTTATCGGCGTCGTCTTATATTGCGGTCGGCAGCATGCTTTTCGGCCTGTTTTTCGGGGCGGGGAACCTGATTTTCCCGGTACATATGGGCCAGGAAGCCGGAAGCGCCGTTTGGACCGCGACGGCAGGGTTCCTGATCACCGCGATCGGCCTGCCGTTTTTGGGGGTCGTGGCCATCGGGGTTTCCAAAAGCGACGGATTGTTTGACCTTGCGGGCCGGGTCCACCCGGTTTTCGCTTACGGCATGACGATTTTGCTGTATCTGACCATCGGCCCGTTCTTCGCCCTGCCGAGGACCGCGACCGTGTCTTACGAGATCGGCGTGGACCCGTTCATTCCGGACGATTACAAAATAGCCGGGCTCGCCTGTTTTTCGCTGCTGTTTTTTGCCGCCGCGCTCTTTTTTGCCCTTCGGCCGAGCAAAATCCTGACATGGGTCGGTAAAATTCTGAACCCTCTGTTCCTTGTTTTCCTCGCGGTGCTGATCATCACAAGCTTTGTAAGGCCCATGGGGAGCGTAAATGCCGCGCAGGTTCAGGATGCATACGGCTCGGTGCCCTTTTTCAAGGGGTTCACAGAAGGCTACAACACCATGGACGCGCTGGCATCCCTTGCGTTCGGCATTATCGTGGTGCGGACGCTGCGCGGCCTGGGGGTGAACAGTCCCAGAAGCATTGCGGCGGGCACGCTGAAATCCGGCTTTGTCAGCATGGTCTTGATGGGCCTGATCTATGGCTGCCTCGCATACATCGGCGCGTCCAGCATGGGGAGCCTGAAGCTTTCCGAGAACGGCGGGATCGCGCTGGCACAGATCGCCCGCTATTATTTCAGCGGCTGGGGCGGCGTGCTTCTTGCCGTGATCGTGACCCTCGCCTGCCTGAAGACGGCGGTAGGTCTGATCACGGCGTGCGCCGAGACCTTCCACGGCATTTTCCCGAACTCCCTGGGCTACAAAGCCTATGCCGTCGTGTTTACCGTGATTTCCTGCCTGATCGCAAACGTCGGCCTGACGCAGATCATCGCTTTCTCCATCCCGGTGCTGATGTTCCTGTACCCTCTGGCCATTGCGCTGATTCTGCTTGCGATCCTTTCGCCGCTGTTTCAGAACCGCCAGTGCGTCTATCTGTTGACCATCCTCTTTACGCTGTTCGACGCGGCCGCCGATTTTCTGAACGCCCTTCCGCAGGGTGCCGCCGCTCAGCCTGCGATCCGGGGGATCCTGGGCTTCTACCGGGAATTTGTCCCCTTCTTCGCCATCGGGATGGGCTGGATCGTCCCGATGCTCGTCGGGCTGGCGCTTGGTTTTGCGGTCTATTTTCTCACAAGGCCGGGACAAAAATCAAGAGCCGGTTCCAATATGAGGTGA
- a CDS encoding protein of unknown function (Evidence 5 : Unknown function), with product MLVGEDAGDFHPDPREIEELRWVACDDLKRKMMEHPEKFTPWFLICAPEVVRFIQSEAAEDALSGRNSFRTPKFSAAPAAHGNGERAEIGKP from the coding sequence GTGCTGGTTGGAGAGGATGCGGGCGATTTTCACCCCGATCCGCGGGAAATCGAGGAATTGCGCTGGGTCGCGTGCGATGACCTGAAGCGTAAAATGATGGAGCATCCGGAGAAGTTTACGCCGTGGTTCCTGATCTGTGCCCCGGAGGTGGTCCGTTTCATCCAATCGGAAGCGGCGGAAGATGCCCTTTCGGGCAGAAATTCATTCCGCACGCCGAAGTTCAGCGCGGCCCCTGCGGCGCATGGCAACGGCGAAAGGGCGGAGATCGGAAAGCCGTGA
- a CDS encoding conserved protein of unknown function (Evidence 4 : Unknown function but conserved in other organisms), whose amino-acid sequence MKRYHITAAEGARERIELEALCCGADYSVTICGGTRYHVGAVAYACAETEPGSLPGHRATVSVICGFGHRDDEVCRWAARYLATELNCSVSVSAGIHIDHAAPDEIGLLVENCKRACERLVLQISGETESRFSPAPSPPNGTKGA is encoded by the coding sequence ATGAAGCGATATCATATCACCGCAGCCGAAGGCGCCCGGGAACGGATCGAGCTGGAAGCGCTCTGCTGCGGCGCGGATTACAGCGTCACAATCTGCGGGGGCACCCGCTACCACGTCGGGGCCGTGGCCTACGCATGCGCCGAAACGGAGCCGGGTTCCCTGCCGGGGCACCGGGCGACGGTCAGCGTCATCTGCGGGTTCGGCCACCGGGATGACGAGGTGTGCCGGTGGGCCGCACGGTACCTTGCGACGGAGCTGAACTGCAGCGTCAGCGTTTCCGCCGGCATCCACATCGACCACGCGGCCCCGGATGAGATCGGACTTCTCGTGGAAAACTGCAAAAGGGCCTGCGAAAGGCTGGTCCTTCAGATTTCCGGTGAAACGGAGAGCCGCTTTTCCCCCGCGCCCAGCCCCCCAAACGGAACAAAAGGAGCCTGA
- the ubiX gene encoding phenolic acid decarboxylase - flavin prenyltransferase subunit (Evidence 2a : Function from experimental evidences in other organisms; PubMedId : 10919793, 15979273, 17295427, 18388975, 26083743, 26658822, 26337367; Product type e : enzyme) has translation MRIIIGVTGASGVEMSWYLLEALKSEKSCEVHLVISDEAKINWKLETQRPLDDLLSLADFVYESGDMAAVISSGSYETDGMIVMPCSMKTLAGIVSGYADNLILRSADVCLKECRKVVLVPRAMPFGKVHLRNMKDAADLGCVIVPPVLTFYNGPKTIEDQIRHIVGKVLMQFGIHDSRFVPWAGAGKK, from the coding sequence ATGAGAATCATTATCGGAGTGACCGGCGCTTCCGGCGTTGAAATGAGCTGGTATCTGCTGGAAGCCCTGAAAAGCGAAAAGAGCTGCGAGGTCCACCTCGTGATCTCCGACGAAGCAAAAATCAACTGGAAGCTCGAGACGCAGCGGCCTTTGGATGACCTGCTTTCCCTGGCGGATTTTGTCTATGAATCCGGCGATATGGCGGCGGTCATCTCGAGCGGCTCCTATGAGACGGACGGGATGATCGTCATGCCCTGCAGCATGAAAACCCTGGCGGGGATCGTATCCGGTTATGCGGATAACCTGATCCTCCGTTCGGCGGATGTCTGCCTGAAAGAATGCCGCAAGGTCGTCCTGGTCCCCAGGGCGATGCCCTTCGGGAAGGTGCATCTGAGGAATATGAAGGACGCGGCCGACCTCGGCTGCGTCATCGTTCCCCCTGTGCTGACCTTCTACAACGGCCCGAAAACCATCGAGGATCAGATCCGCCACATCGTCGGGAAGGTGCTGATGCAGTTCGGCATCCACGACAGCCGGTTCGTCCCATGGGCGGGCGCCGGAAAAAAGTGA